One stretch of Cygnus olor isolate bCygOlo1 chromosome 1, bCygOlo1.pri.v2, whole genome shotgun sequence DNA includes these proteins:
- the KMT2E gene encoding inactive histone-lysine N-methyltransferase 2E isoform X4, translating to MSIVIPLGVDTADTSYLEMAAGSEPESVEASPVVVEKSNSYPHQLYTSSSHSHSYIGLPYADHNYGARPPPTPPASPPPSVLISKNEVGIFTTPNFDETSSATTISTSEDGSYGTDITRCICGFTHDDGYMICCDKCSVWQHIDCMGIDRQHIPDIYLCERCQPRNLDKERAVLLQQRKRENMSDGDTSATESGDEVPVELYTAFQHTPTTITLTATRVTKVNDKKRKKSGEKEQNIAKCKKAFREGSRKSSRVKGSAPEIDPADSSNFGWETKIKAWMDRYEEANNNQYSEGVQREAQKIALRLGNGNDKKEVSTSNLIFKPPVESYVQKNKKILKAAKDLPPDALIIEYRGKFMLREQFEANGYFFKRPYPFVLFYSKFHGLEMCVDARTFGNEARFIRRSCTPNAEVRHVIEDGTIHLYIYSIHNIPKGAEITIAFDFDYGNCKYKVDCACLKENPECPVLRRSEPTENINTGYETRRKKGKKEKDVSREKETQNQNITLDCEGGATKMKITDNKQRKLSPLRLSISNNQTREERKMEAILQAFARLEKREKRREQALERISTAKTEVKSECKEAQILNDTEFIQEPAKEETATKPTPAKVNRAKQRKSFSRSRTHIGQQRRRHRTVSMCSDIQPSSPDVEVTSQHNETENAALVAEPETETVVTEMVTETEAPALNKCPTKYPKTKKHLVNEWLSEKSDKTGKPADSVSERPLRITTDPEVLATQLNSLPGLTYSPHVYSTPKHYIRFTSPFLSEKRRKKEPVENITGSCKKRWLKQALEEENSSVIDRFNSPSQERSRSPAINGENKSPLLLNDSCSLTDLTTPLKKRRLYQLLESAFSETSTPTPSPYATPTHADITASEPSLFATPPRVKTEDETCRNGYKPIYSPVTPVTPCIHGNTMHFENISSPDSSPEIKRRAYSQEGYDRASILALNSFRNSNLTEMGLQEIKTIGYSSPRNRTDVTRQCTGEMESVSDLQLGLEVIEQSALHKNLEAPTHDRTDSNSQLETAHCGRGTIYSSWVKSPDRTGVNFSMNSNLRDLTPSHQLEVGGGFRISESKCLIQDDARGMFMEASVFCTSEDGIASGFGRTVNNDNLMDGNCTPQNPPQKKKVSLLEYRKRQREARKSGSKTENFPLVTVSPHAAGGGNISSNNGANDGYNNSGENGEQTDNAASLPVPLPTTVYNAAPEDTGNNCAIKETSSEKSEPEVQWTASTSVEQVRERSYQRALLLSDHRKDKDNGGESPCSPCSPSHVQSPPSSHSNLISQLQLKVHSFTECMEEPDPENPEPTSECPSPDTSQKTCKSPSKASKPSSPSPVVSTQSLGKTPAKPDSHWETAANAPEAECANHPKPELQQKQLTNNVQALSKNHPSQSHLRSSAEQLPHSQKLPSAPLKLHCPPSPHVENPPKSSTPHAPVQHGYLSPKPHSQQLGSPYRPHHPQSPQVGTPQRETHRNFYPAAPPLQPGNQQQPSGPLFTQTTSGQSSASYSQFNQQNLNSNAPPPPPPPPPSSTYYQNQQPSGNFQSYSQLKGSIPQQTVFSSGPNQALPGSAGQQTVPGHHVTAGHFLPSQNPSIHHQASASAAPPPPPPPPAPGPHLVQQQSTHQQHSVAHVVGPVHAVAVAPGSHLHSQAAGHHLPPPPPPPGPIPHHQPPHPPTGHQGLQAQHQHVVNSAPPPPPPPPSNVMGSGHHPASAQGLHHPSHQGPPHFPSNAHTGVSSYSSQAPHHTTLGPGPQHQPAGTGPHCPLPGQGPHIQPQGPNSIATPTASGFCPHPGSVTLPHGVQGPQQASPVPGQIPIHRAQNPEEKTSVQLPLLWPLQKLKGDRSGSGNSYSLKSAVSSLRPLKAVPV from the exons atggGGATACCAGCGCAACAGAGAGTGGTGATGAGGTTCCTGTGGAACTATATACTGCTTTTCAACATACACCAACCACAATTACATTAACTGCTACAAGAGTTACAAAGGTCAAtgataagaaaaggaaaaaaagtggggagaaagagcagaacatagcaaaatgtaaaaaa GCATTTCGAGAAGGATCCAGGAAATCTTCAAGAGTAAAG GGCTCGGCTCCAGAGATTGATCCTGCTGACAGTTCGAACTTTGGATGGGAAACTAAAATCAAGGCATGGATGGATCGTTATGAAGAAGCAAATAACAACCAGTACAGTGAGGGTGTTCAGAGGGAGGCACAAAAAATAGCTCTGAGATTAGGCAatggaaatgacaaaaaagaagTCAGCACCAGCAATCTGATTTTCAAACCTCCAGTAGAG AGTTACGtgcaaaaaaacaagaaaattttaaaagctgccaAAGACTTGCCTCCTGATGCACTTATTATTGAATACAGAGGAAAATTCATGCTGAGAGAACAATTTGAAGCTAATggatatttctttaaaag GCCATAcccatttgttttgttttattccaaattCCATGGGCTAGAAATGTGTGTTGATGCAAGGACTTTTGGAAATGAAGCTCGATTCATCAGGCGTTCATGTACACCAAATGCAGAG GTGAGGCATGTAATTGAAGATGGAACGATTCATCTTTATATTTACTCCATCCATAACATTCCAAAGGGAGCAGAGATTACAATAGCATTTGATTTTGATTATGGAAATTG TAAATACAAAGTGGACTGTGCTTGCCTCAAAGAAAATCCTGAATGTCCAGTCCTCAGACGTTCTGAGCCTACCGAAAACATCAATACTGGATAtgaaaccagaaggaaaaagggaaagaaagagaaagatgtttcaagagaaaaggagactcaAAATCAGAACATCACGTTGGACTGTGAAGGAGGAGCCACCAAAATGAAAATCACTGATAATAAGCAGAGGAAACTTTCTCCCCTCAGGCTCTCCATTTCTAATAATCAG ACAAGAGAAGAACGGAAGATGGAAGCTATCCTGCAAGCTTTTGCCAGActagaaaaaagagaaaaaagaagagaacaggCTTTGGAAAGGATCAGCACAGCAAAAACTGAAGTTAAATCAGAATGCAAGGAAGCACAGATTCTCAATGACACCGAGTTTATTCAG GAACcagcaaaagaagaaactgcCACCAAGCCCACCCCAGCCAAGGTTAATAGAgctaaacagagaaaaagcttcTCTCGGAGTAGAACTCATATTGGACAACAGCGTAGACGACACAGAACTGTGAGCATGTGTTCAGATATCCAGCCATCTTCTCCTGATGTGGAAGTAACTTCACAGCATAATGAAACTGAGAATGCCGCACTGGTTGCGGAGCCCGAAACAGAAACTGTTGTTACAGAAATGGTTACTGAAACAGAAGCTCCAGCACTTAATAAATGTCCTACTAAGTATCCTAAAACGAAGAAG CACTTGGTCAATGAATGGTTAAGTGAAAAAAGCGACAAGACGGGGAAGCCTGCAGACAGTGTTTCAGAAAGGCCTCTGCGCATAACTACTGACCCTGAAGTTCTGGCTACTCAGCTGAATTCTCTACCAGGTCTCACTTACAGCCCACATGTATATTCTACTCCAAAGCACTATATTCGTTTTACTTCACCATTCCTTtcagaaaagaggaggaaaaaagaaccCGTGGAAAACATTACTGGCTCTTGTAAGAAG cGTTGGTTGAAGCAagctttggaagaagaaaactcaTCAGTGATTGATAGATTTAATTCGCCATCACAGGAGAGATCTAGAAGTCCAGCCATCAATGGTGAAAATAAAAGCCCTTTATTACTGAATGACAGCTGTTCCTTAACAG ATCTAACAACACCACTAAAAAAACGAAGACTGTATCAGCTGTTGGAGTCTGCATTCTCAGAAACGTCCACACCTACTCCTTCTCCATATGCCACACCAACTCATGCTGACATCACTGCCTCAGAGCCATCGCTGTTTGCTACTCCTCCTAGGgtaaaaacagaagatgaaaccTGTAGAAATGGTTACAAACCCATTTATTCGCCAGTTACTCCAGTAACTCCATGTATCCATGGGAATACCATGCACTTTGAG AATATTTCCTCACCTGACAGTTCCCCAGAAATAAAAAGGCGAGCTTACAGTCAAGAG GGATATGACAGAGCATCGATTCTAGCACtgaattctttcagaaattccAACCTGACAGAAATGGGTCTGCAAGAAATAAAGACTATTGGATATTCCAGTCCAAGGAATAGGACTGATGTCACTCGGCAGTGCACTGGCGAAATGGAATCTGTGTCAGACCTCCAGCTGGGACTCGAAGTTATTGAGCAAAGTGCACTGCATAAAAACCTGGAAGCCCCCACACATGATAGGACTGATTCAAACAGCCAATTAGAAACTGCTCATTGTGGACGGGGCACAATTTATTCTTCCTGGGTAAAAAGTCCCGACAGGACAGGTGTAAATTTCTCAATGAATTCTAATTTGAGGGACTTGACCCCTTCACATCAGTTGGAGGTAGGAGGTGGATTCAGAATAAGCGAGTCAAAGTGCCTGATTCAAGACGATGCTAGAGGCATGTTCATGGAAGCATCTGTTTTTTGTACTTCAGAAGATGGAATTGCATCTGGCTTTGGAAGGACTGTCAATAATGACAACTTGATGGATGGAAATTGCACACCCCAGAATCctccacaaaagaaaaag gTATCCTTATTAGAATACCGTAAGAGACAACGAGAAGCTAGAAAAAGTGgctcaaagacagaaaactttCCCCTTGTTACCGTATCTCCTCATGCAGCTGGTGGAGGAAATATAAGTAGTAACAACGGTGCTAACGATGGGTATAACAACAGTGGTGAAAATGGGGAGCAAACCGATAACGCTGCGAGCCTACCTGTACCACTGCCAACTACTGTTTATAACGCAGCTCCAGAAGACACTGGTAACAACTGTGCAATTAAGGAGACATCAAGTGAGAAGAGTGAGCCAGAGGTCCAGTG GACTGCATCAACCTCTGTGGAACAAGTGAGAGAACGAAGTTATCAGAGAGCGTTACTTCTCAGTGATCATAGGAAAGACAAGGACAATG GGGGAGAATCACCCTGTAGCCCCTGCTCACCGTCTCATGTTCAGTCTCCACCTTCATCTCATTCAAATCTCATTTCCCAGTTGCAGCTTAAGGTCCATTCTTTCACTGAATGTATGGAAG aaCCTGATCCTGAAAATCCAGAGCCTACTTCTGAATGTCCGTCCCCAGATACTTCACAGAAGACTTGTAAGAGTCCTTCAAAAGCAAGCAAG CCCTCTTCACCAAGTCCTGTAGTTTCAACACAGTCACTTGGGAAAACGCCGGCAAAACCAGATTCGCACTGGGAAACTGCAGCAAATGCACCAGAGGCCGAGTGTGCGAATCACCCAAAACCTGAGCTGCAACAAAAACAGCTGACAAATAATGTCCAAGCACTTTCAAAAAATCATCCATCTCAGTCACATCTGCGCAGTTCTGCTGAGCAACTTCCACACTCACAGAAGTTGCCTTCTGCACCTTTGAAGCTTCATTGTCCCCCCTCACCTCACGTAGAAAATCCTCCCAAGTCATCTACGCCTCACGCGCCCGTGCAGCATGGTTACCTTTCACCAAAGCCTCACTCGCAGCAGCTGGGCTCTCCGTACAGACCTCATCACCCCCAGTCACCTCAAGTCGGAACGCCCCAGAGGGAAACGCACCGGAACTTTTATCCAGCAGCACCACCCCTTCAGCCTGGGAATCAGCAGCAGCCCAGCGGACCGCTGTTTACTCAGACAACTTCAGGACAATCTTCAGCTTCTTACAGCCAATTTAACCAACAAAATTTGAACAGCAATGCAccacctccccctccccctccgcCCCCCTCTTCTACTTACTATCAAAACCAGCAGCCCTCTGGAAACTTTCAGAGTTACAGTCAGCTGAAGGGCAGCATACCCCAACAGACTGTGTTTTCATCTGGACCAAACCAAGCACTTCCTGGCTCTGCAGGTCAGCAGACAGTGCCAGGACACCACGTCACCGCGGGGCATTTTTTGCCCTCTCAGAACCCCAGTATTCATCACCAGGCTTCGGCCTCTGCTgccccacctcctcctccgccCCCGCCTGCCCCGGGACCTCACCTTGTACAGCAGCAAAGTACTCATCAGCAGCATTCTGTAGCACACGTGGTTGGTCCGGTTCACGCTGTGGCAGTAGCTCCTGGATCACACCTTCACTCTCAGGCTGCTGGCCATCATTTGCCACCGCCCCCTCCGCCGCCAGGTCCTATCCCCCACCACCAACCTCCTCATCCTCCCACGGGACACCAAGGTTTGCAAGCACAACACCAGCATGTTGTCAACTCCGCACCTCCGCCCCCTCCGCCCCCACCGTCCAATGTTATGGGCTCGGGGCACCACCCAGCATCAGCACAAGGGTTGCACCACCCGTCGCACCAAGGACCCCCCCATTTCCCCTCAAACGCCCATACGGGCGTCTCCTCCTACTCCTCACAAGCCCCCCATCACACGACGTTAGGACCTGGACCTCAACATCAGCCTGCTGGAACAGGACCTCATTGTCCACTCCCCGGTCAGGGTCCTCACATCCAACCTCAAGGACCAAACAGTATTGCAACGCCCACTGCTTCAGGGTTCTGCCCCCACCCCGGCTCAGTAACCCTTCCCCACGGAGTGCAAGGACCGCAGCAGGCGTCACCGGTGCCTGGACAGATTCCCATTCACAGAGCACAG AACCCAGAGGAGAAAACCAGCGTgcagcttcctctgctctggCCGCTACAAAAGCTGAAAGGGGACAGGAGTGGAAGCGGCAATTCCTACTCACTGAAAAGTG cagtgTCATCCTTGAGGCCTTTAAAAGCCGTTCCCGTGTGA
- the KMT2E gene encoding inactive histone-lysine N-methyltransferase 2E isoform X3 — MSIVIPLGVDTADTSYLEMAAGSEPESVEASPVVVEKSNSYPHQLYTSSSHSHSYIGLPYADHNYGARPPPTPPASPPPSVLISKNEVGIFTTPNFDETSSATTISTSEDGSYGTDITRCICGFTHDDGYMICCDKCSVWQHIDCMGIDRQHIPDIYLCERCQPRNLDKERAVLLQQRKRENMSDGDTSATESGDEVPVELYTAFQHTPTTITLTATRVTKVNDKKRKKSGEKEQNIAKCKKAFREGSRKSSRVKGSAPEIDPADSSNFGWETKIKAWMDRYEEANNNQYSEGVQREAQKIALRLGNGNDKKEVSTSNLIFKPPVESYVQKNKKILKAAKDLPPDALIIEYRGKFMLREQFEANGYFFKRPYPFVLFYSKFHGLEMCVDARTFGNEARFIRRSCTPNAEVRHVIEDGTIHLYIYSIHNIPKGAEITIAFDFDYGNCKYKVDCACLKENPECPVLRRSEPTENINTGYETRRKKGKKEKDVSREKETQNQNITLDCEGGATKMKITDNKQRKLSPLRLSISNNQEPDFIDDIEEKTPISNEVEMESEEQIAERKRKMTREERKMEAILQAFARLEKREKRREQALERISTAKTEVKSECKEAQILNDTEFIQEPAKEETATKPTPAKVNRAKQRKSFSRSRTHIGQQRRRHRTVSMCSDIQPSSPDVEVTSQHNETENAALVAEPETETVVTEMVTETEAPALNKCPTKYPKTKKHLVNEWLSEKSDKTGKPADSVSERPLRITTDPEVLATQLNSLPGLTYSPHVYSTPKHYIRFTSPFLSEKRRKKEPVENITGSCKKRWLKQALEEENSSVIDRFNSPSQERSRSPAINGENKSPLLLNDSCSLTDLTTPLKKRRLYQLLESAFSETSTPTPSPYATPTHADITASEPSLFATPPRVKTEDETCRNGYKPIYSPVTPVTPCIHGNTMHFENISSPDSSPEIKRRAYSQEGYDRASILALNSFRNSNLTEMGLQEIKTIGYSSPRNRTDVTRQCTGEMESVSDLQLGLEVIEQSALHKNLEAPTHDRTDSNSQLETAHCGRGTIYSSWVKSPDRTGVNFSMNSNLRDLTPSHQLEVGGGFRISESKCLIQDDARGMFMEASVFCTSEDGIASGFGRTVNNDNLMDGNCTPQNPPQKKKVSLLEYRKRQREARKSGSKTENFPLVTVSPHAAGGGNISSNNGANDGYNNSGENGEQTDNAASLPVPLPTTVYNAAPEDTGNNCAIKETSSEKSEPEVQWTASTSVEQVRERSYQRALLLSDHRKDKDNGGESPCSPCSPSHVQSPPSSHSNLISQLQLKVHSFTECMEEPDPENPEPTSECPSPDTSQKTCKSPSKASKPSSPSPVVSTQSLGKTPAKPDSHWETAANAPEAECANHPKPELQQKQLTNNVQALSKNHPSQSHLRSSAEQLPHSQKLPSAPLKLHCPPSPHVENPPKSSTPHAPVQHGYLSPKPHSQQLGSPYRPHHPQSPQVGTPQRETHRNFYPAAPPLQPGNQQQPSGPLFTQTTSGQSSASYSQFNQQNLNSNAPPPPPPPPPSSTYYQNQQPSGNFQSYSQLKGSIPQQTVFSSGPNQALPGSAGQQTVPGHHVTAGHFLPSQNPSIHHQASASAAPPPPPPPPAPGPHLVQQQSTHQQHSVAHVVGPVHAVAVAPGSHLHSQAAGHHLPPPPPPPGPIPHHQPPHPPTGHQGLQAQHQHVVNSAPPPPPPPPSNVMGSGHHPASAQGLHHPSHQGPPHFPSNAHTGVSSYSSQAPHHTTLGPGPQHQPAGTGPHCPLPGQGPHIQPQGPNSIATPTASGFCPHPGSVTLPHGVQGPQQASPVPGQIPIHRAQVPPTFQNNYHGSGWH, encoded by the exons atggGGATACCAGCGCAACAGAGAGTGGTGATGAGGTTCCTGTGGAACTATATACTGCTTTTCAACATACACCAACCACAATTACATTAACTGCTACAAGAGTTACAAAGGTCAAtgataagaaaaggaaaaaaagtggggagaaagagcagaacatagcaaaatgtaaaaaa GCATTTCGAGAAGGATCCAGGAAATCTTCAAGAGTAAAG GGCTCGGCTCCAGAGATTGATCCTGCTGACAGTTCGAACTTTGGATGGGAAACTAAAATCAAGGCATGGATGGATCGTTATGAAGAAGCAAATAACAACCAGTACAGTGAGGGTGTTCAGAGGGAGGCACAAAAAATAGCTCTGAGATTAGGCAatggaaatgacaaaaaagaagTCAGCACCAGCAATCTGATTTTCAAACCTCCAGTAGAG AGTTACGtgcaaaaaaacaagaaaattttaaaagctgccaAAGACTTGCCTCCTGATGCACTTATTATTGAATACAGAGGAAAATTCATGCTGAGAGAACAATTTGAAGCTAATggatatttctttaaaag GCCATAcccatttgttttgttttattccaaattCCATGGGCTAGAAATGTGTGTTGATGCAAGGACTTTTGGAAATGAAGCTCGATTCATCAGGCGTTCATGTACACCAAATGCAGAG GTGAGGCATGTAATTGAAGATGGAACGATTCATCTTTATATTTACTCCATCCATAACATTCCAAAGGGAGCAGAGATTACAATAGCATTTGATTTTGATTATGGAAATTG TAAATACAAAGTGGACTGTGCTTGCCTCAAAGAAAATCCTGAATGTCCAGTCCTCAGACGTTCTGAGCCTACCGAAAACATCAATACTGGATAtgaaaccagaaggaaaaagggaaagaaagagaaagatgtttcaagagaaaaggagactcaAAATCAGAACATCACGTTGGACTGTGAAGGAGGAGCCACCAAAATGAAAATCACTGATAATAAGCAGAGGAAACTTTCTCCCCTCAGGCTCTCCATTTCTAATAATCAG GAGCCAGATTTTATTGATgatatagaagaaaaaactcCCATTAGCAATGAAGTAGAAATGGAATCAGAGGAGCAgattgcagaaaggaaaaggaagatg ACAAGAGAAGAACGGAAGATGGAAGCTATCCTGCAAGCTTTTGCCAGActagaaaaaagagaaaaaagaagagaacaggCTTTGGAAAGGATCAGCACAGCAAAAACTGAAGTTAAATCAGAATGCAAGGAAGCACAGATTCTCAATGACACCGAGTTTATTCAG GAACcagcaaaagaagaaactgcCACCAAGCCCACCCCAGCCAAGGTTAATAGAgctaaacagagaaaaagcttcTCTCGGAGTAGAACTCATATTGGACAACAGCGTAGACGACACAGAACTGTGAGCATGTGTTCAGATATCCAGCCATCTTCTCCTGATGTGGAAGTAACTTCACAGCATAATGAAACTGAGAATGCCGCACTGGTTGCGGAGCCCGAAACAGAAACTGTTGTTACAGAAATGGTTACTGAAACAGAAGCTCCAGCACTTAATAAATGTCCTACTAAGTATCCTAAAACGAAGAAG CACTTGGTCAATGAATGGTTAAGTGAAAAAAGCGACAAGACGGGGAAGCCTGCAGACAGTGTTTCAGAAAGGCCTCTGCGCATAACTACTGACCCTGAAGTTCTGGCTACTCAGCTGAATTCTCTACCAGGTCTCACTTACAGCCCACATGTATATTCTACTCCAAAGCACTATATTCGTTTTACTTCACCATTCCTTtcagaaaagaggaggaaaaaagaaccCGTGGAAAACATTACTGGCTCTTGTAAGAAG cGTTGGTTGAAGCAagctttggaagaagaaaactcaTCAGTGATTGATAGATTTAATTCGCCATCACAGGAGAGATCTAGAAGTCCAGCCATCAATGGTGAAAATAAAAGCCCTTTATTACTGAATGACAGCTGTTCCTTAACAG ATCTAACAACACCACTAAAAAAACGAAGACTGTATCAGCTGTTGGAGTCTGCATTCTCAGAAACGTCCACACCTACTCCTTCTCCATATGCCACACCAACTCATGCTGACATCACTGCCTCAGAGCCATCGCTGTTTGCTACTCCTCCTAGGgtaaaaacagaagatgaaaccTGTAGAAATGGTTACAAACCCATTTATTCGCCAGTTACTCCAGTAACTCCATGTATCCATGGGAATACCATGCACTTTGAG AATATTTCCTCACCTGACAGTTCCCCAGAAATAAAAAGGCGAGCTTACAGTCAAGAG GGATATGACAGAGCATCGATTCTAGCACtgaattctttcagaaattccAACCTGACAGAAATGGGTCTGCAAGAAATAAAGACTATTGGATATTCCAGTCCAAGGAATAGGACTGATGTCACTCGGCAGTGCACTGGCGAAATGGAATCTGTGTCAGACCTCCAGCTGGGACTCGAAGTTATTGAGCAAAGTGCACTGCATAAAAACCTGGAAGCCCCCACACATGATAGGACTGATTCAAACAGCCAATTAGAAACTGCTCATTGTGGACGGGGCACAATTTATTCTTCCTGGGTAAAAAGTCCCGACAGGACAGGTGTAAATTTCTCAATGAATTCTAATTTGAGGGACTTGACCCCTTCACATCAGTTGGAGGTAGGAGGTGGATTCAGAATAAGCGAGTCAAAGTGCCTGATTCAAGACGATGCTAGAGGCATGTTCATGGAAGCATCTGTTTTTTGTACTTCAGAAGATGGAATTGCATCTGGCTTTGGAAGGACTGTCAATAATGACAACTTGATGGATGGAAATTGCACACCCCAGAATCctccacaaaagaaaaag gTATCCTTATTAGAATACCGTAAGAGACAACGAGAAGCTAGAAAAAGTGgctcaaagacagaaaactttCCCCTTGTTACCGTATCTCCTCATGCAGCTGGTGGAGGAAATATAAGTAGTAACAACGGTGCTAACGATGGGTATAACAACAGTGGTGAAAATGGGGAGCAAACCGATAACGCTGCGAGCCTACCTGTACCACTGCCAACTACTGTTTATAACGCAGCTCCAGAAGACACTGGTAACAACTGTGCAATTAAGGAGACATCAAGTGAGAAGAGTGAGCCAGAGGTCCAGTG GACTGCATCAACCTCTGTGGAACAAGTGAGAGAACGAAGTTATCAGAGAGCGTTACTTCTCAGTGATCATAGGAAAGACAAGGACAATG GGGGAGAATCACCCTGTAGCCCCTGCTCACCGTCTCATGTTCAGTCTCCACCTTCATCTCATTCAAATCTCATTTCCCAGTTGCAGCTTAAGGTCCATTCTTTCACTGAATGTATGGAAG aaCCTGATCCTGAAAATCCAGAGCCTACTTCTGAATGTCCGTCCCCAGATACTTCACAGAAGACTTGTAAGAGTCCTTCAAAAGCAAGCAAG CCCTCTTCACCAAGTCCTGTAGTTTCAACACAGTCACTTGGGAAAACGCCGGCAAAACCAGATTCGCACTGGGAAACTGCAGCAAATGCACCAGAGGCCGAGTGTGCGAATCACCCAAAACCTGAGCTGCAACAAAAACAGCTGACAAATAATGTCCAAGCACTTTCAAAAAATCATCCATCTCAGTCACATCTGCGCAGTTCTGCTGAGCAACTTCCACACTCACAGAAGTTGCCTTCTGCACCTTTGAAGCTTCATTGTCCCCCCTCACCTCACGTAGAAAATCCTCCCAAGTCATCTACGCCTCACGCGCCCGTGCAGCATGGTTACCTTTCACCAAAGCCTCACTCGCAGCAGCTGGGCTCTCCGTACAGACCTCATCACCCCCAGTCACCTCAAGTCGGAACGCCCCAGAGGGAAACGCACCGGAACTTTTATCCAGCAGCACCACCCCTTCAGCCTGGGAATCAGCAGCAGCCCAGCGGACCGCTGTTTACTCAGACAACTTCAGGACAATCTTCAGCTTCTTACAGCCAATTTAACCAACAAAATTTGAACAGCAATGCAccacctccccctccccctccgcCCCCCTCTTCTACTTACTATCAAAACCAGCAGCCCTCTGGAAACTTTCAGAGTTACAGTCAGCTGAAGGGCAGCATACCCCAACAGACTGTGTTTTCATCTGGACCAAACCAAGCACTTCCTGGCTCTGCAGGTCAGCAGACAGTGCCAGGACACCACGTCACCGCGGGGCATTTTTTGCCCTCTCAGAACCCCAGTATTCATCACCAGGCTTCGGCCTCTGCTgccccacctcctcctccgccCCCGCCTGCCCCGGGACCTCACCTTGTACAGCAGCAAAGTACTCATCAGCAGCATTCTGTAGCACACGTGGTTGGTCCGGTTCACGCTGTGGCAGTAGCTCCTGGATCACACCTTCACTCTCAGGCTGCTGGCCATCATTTGCCACCGCCCCCTCCGCCGCCAGGTCCTATCCCCCACCACCAACCTCCTCATCCTCCCACGGGACACCAAGGTTTGCAAGCACAACACCAGCATGTTGTCAACTCCGCACCTCCGCCCCCTCCGCCCCCACCGTCCAATGTTATGGGCTCGGGGCACCACCCAGCATCAGCACAAGGGTTGCACCACCCGTCGCACCAAGGACCCCCCCATTTCCCCTCAAACGCCCATACGGGCGTCTCCTCCTACTCCTCACAAGCCCCCCATCACACGACGTTAGGACCTGGACCTCAACATCAGCCTGCTGGAACAGGACCTCATTGTCCACTCCCCGGTCAGGGTCCTCACATCCAACCTCAAGGACCAAACAGTATTGCAACGCCCACTGCTTCAGGGTTCTGCCCCCACCCCGGCTCAGTAACCCTTCCCCACGGAGTGCAAGGACCGCAGCAGGCGTCACCGGTGCCTGGACAGATTCCCATTCACAGAGCACAGGTGCCGCCgacttttcaaaacaattacCATGGTTCAGGGTGGCATTAA